In the genome of Oscarella lobularis chromosome 1, ooOscLobu1.1, whole genome shotgun sequence, one region contains:
- the LOC136190817 gene encoding uncharacterized protein, which produces MSESLHNRLQEQNVNAVKSFMDAFGKRVYEETKHDLPDYLQEVFDALAKPYKAIETSDYRYEEAQIVIESIGKIHETLTTLQKETLFNAAKLSDILLKELTEIENTAIFCSGTEAKNKHLDAEGPR; this is translated from the exons ATGAGTGAATCGCTTCACAATCGCTTACAGGAGCAGAACGTTAATGCCGTCAAGTCGTTCATGGACGCGTTTGGCAAACGCGTTTACGAGGAGACGAAGCACGATTTGCCTGATTATCTTCAGGAGGTTTTCGACGCTTTGGCGAAGCCTTACAAGGCTATCGAGACGTCCGACTATCGGTACGAAGAGGCGCAAATTGTCATCGAGAGCATAGGCAAGATTCACGAA ACTTTGACCACTCTTCAGAAGGAGACGCTGTTTAATGCCGCCAAGCTCTCCGATATTCTGCTCAAGGAACTTACCGAAATTGAAAACACGGCTATATTTTGCAGTGGAACGGAAGCGAAGAATAAGCACTTGGATGCTGAAGGTCCCAGGTGA
- the LOC136187269 gene encoding sushi, von Willebrand factor type A, EGF and pentraxin domain-containing protein 1-like produces MSATAFLLLLTATSGLSFFCRRPSRPVNGNVRFVGNTAKFSCNSSEGYVLLGSPTLDCWHSWSGLPRWSNDPPKCEKRYCAWLVPPENGTLYLSGNRANYQCDDGFRLIGRSNRTCFQNETAQAHWSGPSVWCSPCPVPPEIDRGFLVEERELVAEYRCEPRHVMIGNRTITCKGASKSWTSPPTCIKLGCYDLHHPPKGHVHFNNATLRAEYTCNEGLHLFGTPIRTCNRYWWSDATPSCAECRPMRLSLYNGHAIVSSDGFQVNFTCNRGHKLEGSDYRRCNTTTGEWSGNFPSCKFACDLALSDPADGLVTVSSRRATATYRCNEGYLLKGRYVRYCVSESDQWTGSSPTCLPSCPKLASPQNGRVIKPLFELFEVRYSCAASYVLVGNPIRTCNKSGMWSGSNPSCVYATCGVLTNPENGNVIYSLYLETLKATYTCKAPLKLIGYSYRTCSRWFFFARWSGDAPSCEYCYPLSRAFKNGVVTVSSDKLVTRYSCNIGYKLIGDTLQICNRNTALWSGLRPQCSHACPQLENIENGIVFTQGIRAIYRCSSGYKPEGNFTVRICNVTTGQWSGSASSCVFGCSSPTLNITNGFGTFMGTFIRFRCRPGYRLIGAAEIHCRSSFFYTELQTNWSEPFPACSPCRRPYPPSYGSVSERNLRVTYRCREESILVGNEVRYCNETTGEWSGSDPSCKYLGLRGYVYKRCYLLRAPLDGQVSYSLVGANVKATYTCRPGFSLQGNANRLCISTSYFTSWTGGYIPKCFALRCHSVSEHLKNGIVRVFQHRVNYSCNDGYKLKGPSTLLCNITFSIPDITTGRWSNSPPQCELSCPLPKAPLWGSVVVRGSWAIYSCGSGHKLFGWGSVKCVSGKWSRQASFCVLGCSTRPLSIRNGYVRINGSVAEYSCYSGYRLVNERKQYCRRKWTRSYQWDGPKPWCTRCSVPIAPLNGRVIEKENEAIYLCNPGHKLVGMRSVKCVSGNWSQQAPSCVLGCSRSALSIKNGDVRINGSVAEYSCYSGYRLANERKQYCKKRVWSYYYYWDGQKPWCTRCSVPIAPPNGRVIEKENKAIYLCNQGFSVLGSTNRTTCDPVSGRWRGSTPVCAPEKDSTSSSGQMSGSGEESTSSSVQMSGSGVQDGDASETDNEKVIHDSADKEENATCRSPSNPPNGSVAVASPRRGLYVATYSCDSGFRLIGRGKRRCNTLRNQWHPSESSCSLECPSLPNLKNGRILVNDSLATYSCIASYTLYGESVRKCSNDSRKWMGQAPFCSRCPKLFNPPNGRVQIRGKNILWADYACNKGYRLIGTSQNYCVQNYWRRIAPYCSACPSPRRIQNAEVYEYGSVARYTCDWNHILSGGSVIRCNNQTRKWSESKHRCVPRTCFMDDNRLLNGKLKKRGTYGMKETFSCNDGFELIGQPIRRCINGTWNHLVPTCKRIVPNCSEGEERRDACNRLCTCTNSSWSCCRERSEFTSMTVEERKRYIQAVLNVSTHPLYRRKYDNFLRNGRKYYKGNGPMGNPFDPKIFLALQRDYLIAYENFLREIDCRVTVPYWDWSVVGQDPFASSPWGDDDHQLGGDGVGEPPCVLTGPFRAEDFTFLGERCVERAFSGTFPGPVEIARLLALPADRIDDLERSLRVNLDLSVRCLIGGTMCSYSAFYAPEFPLHIAFIDKLLGEWEMKNASNRNAISNFFSNNRRRIFDNGRRVCYTEGAKVHNMLSRMSAEELEKLPRRSFSDLSSKALRLMKAGEEEKKKAEKINEFLHLGTTPLTMCTTVAVERYNVSSGCLPLNETMSIFRLA; encoded by the exons ATGTCAGCTaccgcttttcttttgcttctcaCCGCAACTTCGGGCCTTTCTTTCT TTTGTAGAAGACCGTCTCGTCCTGTGAACGGCAATGTCCGCTTTGTTGGAAACACTGCAAAGTTTTCGTGTAATTCTTCTGAAGGTTACGTCCTATTGGGTTCGCCGACGTTAGATTGTTGGCATTCGTGGTCAGGACTTCCACGTTGGTCAAACGATCCGCCCAAATGCGAAAAAC GATATTGCGCTTGGCTGGTTCCACCAGAAAACGGCACTCTGTACCTTTCGGGCAACAGAGCGAATTATCAGTGCGATGACGGCTTCAGGCTGATCGGCAGAAGCAATCGAACTTGCTTCCAAAACGAAACCGCTCAAGCGCATTGGTCTGGTCCGTCTGTATGGTGTTCAC CTTGCCCTGTGCCTCCAGAAATAGATAGAGGGTTTTTGGTAGAGGAAAGAGAACTCGTAGCAGAGTACAGATGCGAACCCCGTCACGTCATGATAGGAAATAGGACGATCACCTGCAAAGGTGCATCGAAATCTTGGACGTCTCCCCCAACGTGCATTAAGCT aggtTGCTACGACCTTCATCATCCGCCAAAAGGGCACGTACACTTCAACAATGCGACGCTCCGAGCGGAGTACACGTGCAACGAGGGACTTCACTTGTTTGGCACCCCGATCCGAACTTGCAATAGATACTGGTGGTCGGACGCAACTCCATCTTGCGCTG AATGTCGACCTATGCGTCTTAGTCTTTACAACGGACATGCCATCGTATCCTCAGATGGGTTCCAAGTTAATTTTACCTGCAACAGAGGTCACAAGTTGGAGGGATCTGATTATCGACGGTGCAACACTACTACAGGCGAATGGAGCGGAAATTTTCCGTCCTGCAAATTTG CTTGTGATTTGGCGCTGAGTGATCCAGCCGACGGGCTGGTGACCGTTTCTTCCAGACGAGCAACTGCGACGTACCGGTGTAATGAGGGATACCTTCTAAAAGGGAGATACGTCAGATATTGCGTGAGTGAGTCGGATCAGTGGACAGGCTCAAGCCCAACGTGCCTTCCTT CCTGTCCTAAGCTTGCCTCCCCTCAAAACGGACGAGTAATAAAGCCTTTATTTGAACTTTTTGAAGTTCGATATTCGTGCGCCGCGAGTTACGTTCTCGTGGGAAACCCAATTCGAACGTGCAACAAATCCGGAATGTGGTCCGGGTCAAACCCGTCTTGCGTTTATGCGA CCTGCGGCGTTCTCACTAATCCTGAGAACGGAAACGTGATCTACTCGCTTTACTTGGAAACGCTTAAAGCAACCTACACGTGTAAAGCGCCTTTGAAGCTTATTGGATATTCGTACCGAACGTGCAGCCGCtggtttttctttgcaagGTGGTCAGGAGATGCTCCTAGTTGCGAAT ATTGTTACCCTTTGTCAAGAGCTTTCAAGAATGGAGTCGTGACTGTGTCGTCGGATAAACTTGTCACCCGCTACTCTTGCAACATCGGCTATAAGTTGATTGGAGACACGTTGCAAATCTGCAACAGGAATACGGCTCTATGGTCGGGTTTGCGTCCTCAATGTTCGCATG CTTGTCCGCAACTTGAAAATATAGAAAATGGAATTGTGTTTACGCAAGGAATCCGAGCAATATATCGCTGCAGCAGTGGCTATAAACCCGAAGGAAATTTTACTGTTCGTATTTGCAACGTGACAACTGGCCAATGGAGTGGATCTGCATCAAGTTGTGTTTttg gatGCTCTTCACCTACCCTCAACATAACGAATGGTTTCGGAACTTTTATGGGAACGTTTATTCGATTTCGTTGCCGTCCTGGTTATAGGCTTATTGGCGCTGCTGAAATTCACTgccgttcgtcgttcttttacACCGAATTGCAGACAAATTGGTCAGAACCGTTTCCCGCCTGTTCTC CATGTCGTCGTCCATATCCTCCTTCATATGGTTCAGTCAGTGAGCGAAATCTTCGAGTCACCTATCGCTGCCGGGAAGAATCTATTCTCGTGGGAAACGAGGTGCGATACTGCAACGAGACAACAGGCGAATGGTCAGGATCAGATCCGTCATGCAAATATTTAGGCCTCAGAG GCTACGTTTACAAACGATGCTACCTCTTACGAGCTCCTCTTGATGGGCAGGTGTCATATTCATTAGTCGGCGCAAATGTCAAGGCAACTTACACTTGTCGACCTGGCTTTTCGCTTCAAGGAAATGCAAACAGACTTTGCATCAGCACATCTTATTTTACAAGTTGGACCGGCGGTTATATTCCAAAATGCTTCGCGCTCC GCTGTCATTCTGTTAGCGAACATCTAAAAAATGGAATTGTTAGAGTTTTTCAGCATCGTGTCAACTACTCGTGCAATGACGGATATAAGTTGAAGGGGCCGTCTACTCTGCTATGCAATATTACCTTCTCTATCCCTGATATTACTACGGGCCGCTGGTCAAACTCGCCCCCACAGTGCGAGCTTT CATGCCCTTTGCCCAAAGCTCCGCTTTGGGGCTCAGTTGTTGTACGAGGTTCGTGGGCCATCTACTCATGCGGCTCAGGGCACAAACTCTTTGGCTGGGGTTCAGTAAAATGCGTGTCAGGAAAATGGTCTCGACAGGCTTCATTTTGTGTTTTGG GTTGTTCTACGAGACCACTGAGTATAAGAAACGGGTACGTGAGAATCAATGGGTCGGTTGCAGAATATAGTTGCTACTCTGGCTACCGGCTTGTTAATGAAAGAAAGCAATACTGTAGAAGAAAGTGGACCAGGTCCTATCAATGGGACGGTCCGAAGCCCTGGTGCACTC GCTGCTCAGTTCCTATTGCCCCCTTGAATGGCAGAGttattgagaaagaaaacgaagccatATATCTTTGCAACCCTGGGCACAAACTTGTTGGCATGCGTTCAGTAAAATGCGTATCAGGAAATTGGTCTCAACAAGCCCCAAGCTGTGTTTTGG GTTGTTCTAGAAGCGCACTAAGTATAAAAAACGGAGACGTGAGAATCAATGGGTCGGTTGCAGAATATAGTTGCTACTCTGGCTACCGGCTTGCAAATGAAAGAAAGCAATACTGCAAAAAGCGGGTCTGGTCCTATTACTATTACTGGGACGGTCAGAAGCCCTGGTGCACTC GCTGCTCAGTTCCTATTGCTCCTCCAAATGGCAGAGttattgagaaagaaaacaaagccaTATATCTCTGCAACCAGGGCTTTTCTGTACTGGGATCAACAAATAGAACAACGTGCGACCCTGTTTCCGGCCGATGGAGGGGTTCTACACCAGTTTGTGCACCCG AAAAAGACAGCACTTCAAGTTCTGGCCAGATGTCTGGGTCAGGAGAAGAGAGCACTTCAAGTTCTGTTCAGATGTCTGGGTCAGGAGTACAAGACGGCGATGCGTCGGAAACGGACAATGAGAAAGTCATCCACGATAGCGCtgataaagaagaaaacgcaacATGTCGCTCTCCTTCTAATCCGCCTAATGGTTCAGTTGCCGTTGCGTCTCCGAGACGAGGCCTTTATGTGGCAACATACAGTTGCGACAGCGGCTTCAGGCTGATAGGAAGAGGCAAACGCCGATGCAACACTTTGCGCAATCAGTGGCATCCCTCCGAATCGTCGTGCTCTTTAG AGTGTCCGTCTCTTCCAAATCTGAAAAATGGGCGAATTTTAGTGAACGACTCTTTGGCAACCTATTCCTGCATTGCCTCCTACACACTGTACGGAGAATCGGTGCGAAAATGTTCGAACGACTCAAGGAAATGGATGGGCCAGGCACCATTCTGCTCAC GTTGCCCTAAACTATTTAATCCACCAAATGGCCGCGTTCAAATTCGCGGGAAGAATATTCTATGGGCAGATTATGCATGCAATAAAGGCTATCGACTAATAGGAACATCGCAAAATTATTGCGTACAAAATTATTGGAGGCGAATAGCACCGTATTGTTCAG CTTGCCCATCTCCACGTCGAATACAAAATGCAGAAGTGTATGAATATGGATCTGTAGCACGATACACATGCGATTGGAATCATATCTTGTCTGGAGGTTCCGTGATTAGATGCAACAATCAAACAAGGAAGTGGTCTGAGTCGAAGCATCGATGCGTTCCAA GAACATGCTTTATGGACGATAACCGGCTTCTAAAcggaaaattaaaaaaaagaggcACATATGGAATGAAGGAAACATTTTCATGCAACGACGGCTTCGAACTAATCGGCCAACCGATTCGACGTTGCATCAACGGAACGTGGAATCATCTCGTGCCAACTTGCAAGCGAATCGTCCCCAACTGCAGCGAGGGTGaagagcgacgcgacgcgtgcAATCGTCtgtgcacgtgcacgaaCAGCAGTTGGTCGTGCTGTCGCGAACGCTCCGAATTCACGTCGATGACCGTCGAGGAGCGAAAACGCTATATTCAAGCAGTTCTTAACGTCTCGACACACCCGCTCTACAGAAGAAAGTACGACAATTTTCTTCGAAATGGTAGGAAGTACTACAAAGGCAATGGACCAATGGGCAACCCGTTTGACCCAAAGATATTTCTTGCCCTGCAACGGGACTACCTTATCGCATACGAAAACTTTCTACGCGAGATCGACTGCAGAGTGACAGTGCCATACTGGGACTGGAGTGTCGTCGGGCAGGATCCTTTCGCCTCGTCCCCGtggggcgacgacgatcaccAGCTcggaggcgacggcgtcggcgagccGCCGTGCGTTCTAACAGGACCGTTTCGTGCCGAAGACTTTACCTTTCTAGGCGAAAGATGCGTCGAGCGGGCGTTTTCCGGGACGTTTCCGGGACCGGTTGAAATTGCTCGTTTACTCGCTTTACCTGCTGATAGGATCGACGATTTGGAGCGAAGTCTGCGAGTCAATTTGGACCTATCGGTGCGCTGTCTCATCGGAGGGACGatgtgttcgtactccgctTTCTATGCGCCGGAGTTTCCGCTTCATATTGCGTTCATTGACAAATTGCTCGGAGAGTGGGAAATGAAAAACGCTTCGAATAGGAATGCTATCTCAAACTTCTTCTCAAATAATCGCCGACGAATTTTTGATAATGGCCGGAGAGTCTGCTACACAGAAGGAGCCAAGGTCCACAACATGTTGTCACGGATGAGCGCCGAGGAGCTTGAGAAGTTACCGCGTAGATCTTTTAGCGACTTGAGCTCGAAAGCACTACGTTTGATGAAAGCgggagaggaggagaaaaagaaggcggAAAAGATAAACGAGTTTCTTCATTTGGGCACTACTCCACTGACAATGTGTACCACTGTGGCGGTGGAGCGCTACAATGTGTCGAGTGGCTGTCTACCCTTGAATGAAACAATGTCAATCTTTAGACTCGCTTGA